From Pseudodesulfovibrio nedwellii:
CGATAACAGGGGCATTTTCCCAATTACACGACTCCATCAAACATGTCCGCGACTACCGAGGCATCGCCATCTTCCTGCTGGCCCGCATGTTCTACAACGACGGCCTGACCACCATGTTCGCCTTTGGCGGCATCTACGCGGCTGCAACCTTCGGTATGTCCGCGTCCGAAGTCATTCTCTTCGGCATTGGATTGAATGTCACCGCAGGCTTGGGGGCAGCGTCCTTTGCATGGCTCGACGATTGGCTCGGACCACGCAAAACTATTCTTTTCTCCTTGATCGGACTCGTGATTCCGGGCGCAGCCATTCTGCTCGTCACAGACAAAACCCTGTTCTGGATTTTCGGGCTGGCCATTGGTATATTCGTGGGACCAGTGCAGGCATCAAGCCGGTCCTATTTGGCCCACGCGGCTCCCGCCAAACTGCGCACCGAAATGTTCGGTCTGCTCGCACTTTCCGGCAAGCTGACATCGTTCATCGGGCCGTTTCTGGTGGGTTGGCTGACTCTCGCCTCCGGCAATCAACGTGTGGGTATGGGGGCTGTCATCGGACTGTTTGTCCTTGGCCTGATCGGCATGCTGTTTGTGCCTCCCGTGAAAAACACAAAATGAGGAAAAAGCCATGTCCAACTTCCGCTTTGACCTGACTGAAGAAGAAAAAAGCTATCTCAAAGAACTTGTTGTTCAGTCCATTTCTTCCGGCCTCAACCCGAATGGGGAAACCGACGGTCCGACAGAACCGCCAACCGACACCCTCAAGGAACAATTGGGAGCCTTTGTCACGCTCAAACTTGGTGGCCAACTACGCGGATGCATCGGCAATGTTCAAGGCAGCGGAGAACTGTATCGAACCGTCTGGAGCATGGCCCATAGCGCGGCCTTTGAAGACCCTCGATTCCCACCTGTAACCAGCCATGAATTCGACGCCCTCGATTATGAAATATCCATCCTGAGTCCCGTCGAAATATGCCCCAACCCCAAATTAGTGGAAATTGGTCGACACGGATTAATCATGTCCAGCGGAAGGCGGTCCGGCCTGCTCCTGCCTCAGGTTCCCGTAGAATGGGACTGGGATCGGGAAACATTCCTAGCCCAAACCTGCGTCAAAGCAGGATTACCACAAAACGCCTGGAAGGACGAAAATACAACACTTTTTTGGTTTGAAGCTGTCGTCTTCTAAACAGATTAAACCGATCTTTTCCATTTTCATACACAAAGTATTATCCGCAAACGGGACTTTCTCCTATCGACATGGTAAGGATAGATCAGATATATTTCCTTCTATGATGAGTAATATTGCCTACAAAACGAAATACTGTTCATCCATCACTCCGAAGATCAGGTAGCATCGTATCATGACCAAAAAAATCATCACCCCCGAGAACAACACCCTTGCGCCAGCCGACGCCAAGGTTGTGGTCATTCCCGGCGTCAAGATGAGCATCTCTTTGGGAAAAGAGGTTGTGATCCGAATTCCGGGAACCGAACAATCATATCGAGGCAAGATCGTGGGTTTCGATCCCTACGAATATGTGATTGCCAATGTCCGCTTACCCTCCCGCATCCGCCAAGAACTCGCCTTCGGCGGCCAAATCGTGCTGAAATACATCCACAAAGGTACGGTTTACGGCTTCAAGACGACGGTGCACAACGCCATCACTTCGCCAACGTCCCTCATCTTCTTCGACTACCCCAGCACCATCGAAAAAATCGAACTGAGGCGCAAGGAACGCGCCAGGTGCAGCATTGACGGCGCATTGCATTCTTCGGATGGAGCGCATGATTGTCTGGTCGTCAATGTCAGCGAGACCGGATGCAAGATTTCGGCGCGGGCCGGGAATCGGGATACGATATCCACAACACAGGTGGACGACACCCTGTTCGTTGTCATGAATCTTGGAGCGGACGGCACTCTCAAACTCCCTATAGTGGTGCGAAATATGAAACGGGAAAAGGGCATCCTCACCCTTGGTGCGATGTTCTTGGACATCACCAAAGAGGAAGAAAAGCGCATCGTGAAATACTTGGCCAGGGTTCAAAGACACACTCGCTAACCAAACACAAAAACCATGATAAAAAAAATTCCAATCAACGAACTGAAACAGGGAATGGAGGTAGTGGAGCTTTCTTCGGAAATGTGGAAGCACCTGCCGTATCTGTATGCTCATCCGGGGATCATCTCATCCGTGGAAGAAGTCGCTCGTATCAAGGCTGAAGGGTATCAACAGGTTTTCGTCAAAACCGAAAATTCCGACGGCCAATCTGACGAGGAACGGCTCGACCACCTTATTCGCCAGCGCGAAGAGACGCCTTTAAGCACGCCGCGCACACCCTTTTCAGAAGCTATCAAGACCGCCAGCGTCACCTATGAAAGTGCCATGACCTACGCCATGCGGATCGTCAACGATGCAAAATTGGGCCGAAAAATTGATTATGACACAGCCGTGGAAACCGCCAGCGCCATTGTGGACTCAGCCGTCAGCAACCCGGACACGTTGGTCTGCCTGTCAAAACTGTCTTCCTTTGACAATTATACTTACACCCACTGCATAAACGTGGCCGCCATCGCCGTGGTCTTCGGTGAATTCATCGGCATGTCCCGCGATGACCTCATCCTGCTCGGTACCGCAGGCATGATGCATGATCTAGGCAAGACAACCGTTCCAAGTCGGATCGTCAACAAACCCGGCAGACTCACCAAATTTGAATGTGAAGAGATGAAACGGCACCCTGTGTATGGACGCACGATTCTGAGCAAAAACAGAGCAATTCCATCCAAGGTGCTCGTCGCGGTCCGGGCGCACCACGAAAAATTCAACGGCACCGGATATCCAGACGGATTAACACGCAAAGACATCCCGGCCTTTGCCCGCATCCTGTGTCTGGCCGACATTTACGATGCTCTGACCAGTGACCGCTGTTACAAACACGCCATCCTGCCCAACAAAGCCTTGGGAATCATGTATGGCATGCGTGACCAGGATTTCGACCCTACGGAAATCCAATTGTTCATCAAATGTCTGGGGATATTCCCATCTGGAAGCTTTGTCCGTTTGAATACCGGCAATTATGCGCTGGTCTTCGAATCCAATGCGCAACAACCGCTTTACCCAAAAATCAAGGTCATCATGGACAAACAAATGCGCCCTATTAAAGCTTGGGACATTGACCTCTCGACCCAAAACCCCGAAGCTCCCGACTCCGTAGAAATCACCGAATGTGCCGACCCCTCAGATTATCGTCAAAATCTCATGGAATTCATGCTGCCTCAATGATACTAAAGAGACGATATGTACACACAGACTGACATCCACTTCTCTCAGGAAACATCATGATAGATACTCAAGTATGGGTCGTCATACTCAGCCTTACCTTTCTGCTCTATGCCATCAAATGGTTCATCAGTCGCAAACGAAGCGTCAAGGTCTACCGCATCAGCCCTCAGTCGCTCCAACGGTCCAAAGAAGTGCTGATGGCCGTCCTTCCTCTGATTGAGGATGAAAATGATTTCCCACTTGATCGATCAAAAATCCCCTATTCCAAGGAAGACATAAAAAGTGCGGCCAAAATTTTGGCCTATTATTTTTGGAGAAAGAAACGCCACGACGAATTGCAACGCATCAAGAATTGCTTTGTCTCAATTTCCCGATTTCAGGATTCCAATCAAGACCTTGAAACCCAGGAACGAACAGCTGCCAGAGAAAGAAAACAACTGAAGCGTGAGTTGGACTTTTACATGACCCACTCTCCTTTCAATGCAACCAAATCCAGAAAACAGCCCTGATTATTCCTTTGGTGAGCATTCGCTCCGAATCTCGACAAACCGCTCTTTCAGTTTGCCAACAATATAATCGTACCCTTCATATGTATGCGGAATCAGACAGGTGGTGCAATCCTTTACGCCGCTTTCAGACCGTCGGTAATTCCCACCACACTCTTCAAAAAAATACAGCGGACAATAGCAAAAAAGGCAATTGAACTTTTCCGGTCTGCTCGTCTTATGACAAGGGAAATACTTACATTCCGAGTTGTTGAAGAATCTATAACTATTTTTCATGACGTCACATCCGATTAAATTTTAGGCCCATGGTGGGAGACATATAGCATACGCTCAAGGGGGGATTCTTCGCAAGATACTCTAAATCTCAGATTCTTTACAAACACGTAACCGACAACAAAAACATCGGCTTTCCTCTCGCGCCACCATTATAATCCTCTTTTTTTAACATTTTCATTATGCAGAGAGAATAGGGATAATCCCTGTTAAATTTCAGATGAGGAGAAAGTGATGCGAAGAGCAAGTGTTTTATTCATCAGCATGACGTTCTTTGCCATGCTACTGGTCGGATGCACAACCGGTGAACCGGTCTTCGATGTAAAAAAAATTACGTCACAGCCCAAGAATTTCGTTGGTTCGGAAACCTGCAAAACGTGCCACCTTGAGCACTACGATTCATGGAAGGTCACCAATCATAGCCGCATGGCTCAGGATGTCACAGTCAACGCCGACGCCTTTATCGTGGATATCAATCTGGATAATATCAAAGCAGACTTCAAACTGCTCGAAGACAAGGGTAAACTCAAACTGCCTCTGAATGACATCTACTTCCCGAACAAAGAAGACATCAAGTACACTATCGGCAACGAATGGAAGCAACGTTACATTATCGAAAAAAATGGCATTCTCTATATTTCACCCATCCAATTCAACACCGAGACCGGACGTTGGGTCAACTACCACGAAAAAGACTGGGAAAAACGTCCTTGGCTGCTCAAATGCGGAGGCTGTCATACTACCGGCACCAAACTCGACCTGGAATATCCTGCCAACAGCACCTTCACCGAACCGGGTGTTGGCTGTGAGGCCTGTCATGGAGCCGGCTCCTGGCATGTTGCGCTGCCAAAAACAGCTGTGTTCGAAAAACGTGAGACCATTCTCAACCCGGCCAAAATGCCTCGCGGCACTTCGGTGCAGGTCTGCGGAAGCTGTCACAACCGAGGCAAATCCACCATGGCCAAAGGTTCAAGCTGGCCCGTGGGCTACACTCCTGGCAAGGCTCTGGAGCCGTATTATACATCCACATCATACGCTGCGGGCGACAAGAAACACATGTACCCCAACGAATTCTCCAAAGGCCACCACCAGCAGTACATCGATTGGCTCAAGTCAGAACACCGCCGTGAAGGTGTGACCTGCACATCCTGCCATTCCGTACACCAACTCGGCATGCCCTCAACCCGCTTCCAAACCAAGGCCGCAGGGTCGGCTTCCTGTCTGGGCTGTCATAAACAACAGAACAGCAACATGGCACATGCCATCCACTCATTCGCCAACTGTGTGGGATGTCATATGCCTCGTATCGCCAAAAGTGCAGAATCCAGCGATATTCACAGCCACGTCTTCAAGACGTTGCTCCCGTCAGGAACTCTAGAAAATCCCGAAATCCCGAACTCCTGTCAGAATTGTCACCACCACAAGGATGCCAATCTGGCCGAACTGCAAAAGCAATTTGAGTTGTTGGCTTCAATGCCCAAACCCGAGGGCAAGGTTGTGGAGTCTGTGAACGCCTACAAATAGGAGGCGATCATGCAACGGATAATCATAATCATAGCCCTGCTCCTTGTGGGAGGCGTTATGGCTTCACCCTGTATGGCTCAGGAGGAAGTCGCCGGTTCCAACCGATATCTACTCAACGAGATGAGCACGGGATATTACGAAGAATATGAAGTCATACCGGGACGAGACAGCCCATTCCTGCAATGGGATGAGCCACGGGACACCATCCGAACCGGCGGCAGGGGACGCTCTGCCACATATCAGGCAGATTCCCACGCAGGTGTGCCTAATTATTGGCGACACAGGTGCAGCTCATGCCACAAAAAAGAAGCGCACAACAACCGGCATGTGACCAGAAACAACATCGCCTGCCGCCATTGTCATGGAGTTGAGCCCATAGCAGGTATCAACCACTACAACTCGCCGATGAATCCCATTCGCAGGCATGCCTATGTCTGCGCGAAGTGCCATCAGGGCGCAAACGGTTCATTTGCCATGTATCTCGTTCATGAACCGCCCCCTCTGCTCGCAGGTACTGCGGAGAGTTTCCCGGTTCTGTACTGGATTACATGGATAATGGTAGCGATCGCTTTCTTCTCGTTTGCACTTTTCCTGCCACATACCGGCCTATGGATGCTCCGAGAACTATTCACCAGAAAAAAAGGGGGTGACGAATGAGACTCAAACGATTCACCCCAGTCCAAAAGGCGTTTCACGCCATGTTGATGCTGTCATTCCTGGTGCAAGCCGTTACCGGCACGGCCAGAATGTACATTGAAACCAACTGGGGCAGGACTTTGGCCCACCCCTTTGGCGGCTATGAGCAATGCCTGATTGTCCACAAATACGTTGGACTGTTCATGCTCTTCCTCTTCGTCTGCCATCTGGCGTATGTGTTGTTCGTCGTCATGTCCAAAAAAGTCCACAGCGACGACGGTCTATGGTTACAAAAAAAAGACGTACGAGAGTTCTTCACCCACCTGCGCTGGATGTTCGGCGGCGAGGCACCTCGTTTCGAACGTTGGGGATATTGGGAGAAATTCGACTACTGGGCCGTCTTCTGGGGTATGATAATCCTCGGCGTCACAGGGCTCATGCTCTATGCACCTCTTGAGACCTCCCGCCACTTCAAGGGTTGGTCCCTGAATGTGGCCTTATGGGTACACCGTATCGAGGCCTGTCTGGCCATGTTGCATATCTTCGTCATCCACTTTGCCATCGCTCATTTACGAAGGCATAATTTCCCCATGGATCGCGCTATGTTCTGTGGAGACACGGACCTTGAATCTGCAAGCGAAGAACGCCCGGCATGGTTGGCACGACTCAGGACAAATAATGAGTTGAACGAAAAGGCCATTGACGATGTCTCCTCCATCCAAGTGGTCGTAACGTATGCGGTAGGCCTCGGCGCAGTTGCCCTCGGCATCTCCCTCGTCATAGGAGGGCTTATGAACGCCGGACTTGTCAATTGGTAGACACTAACAAAAAAGGCCCGAAGCAAATGCTTCGGGCCTTTTTTGACGTTACTCGCTGTGATACGATTCAATCCATTCCTCCAAATTCGGTGGAACCTTCTGAAAATGCATGTAATCAACCTTTTCTCCAGTCCAATCACCTCCCCATTCCCAACCCTGTTTCTTAAAGGCTTTCACAACCGGCGAGTCCGGCAAAAGGGTTTCAGGATCTGAAGGATCATATGTCGCCCCCGGAGGAAGAATCAAATCGCCCTTGATATAGGGATTCTTTCGAGGATTGATATCAACAGCCAATCCAAAGGCATGCTTGGAGAGATGTCTGGAATCAACGATTGGTCTCCACACATAAGCCGACGTGTTATTGGTATCAGGAGATAGCCCATATAAGGCCTTTTTCTGTATCAAAGGATGGGCGATAGGGAGTACGGATTCAACAGGAAAACGACTTCTTTTAATTCTTTCAAATATCAAGCGGATGTCACCCTCAAGAGCCTTGTGGACGACAACCTGCCCCTGATGCACAACTCCGTCCGGACCATAATATCGGACCGGGACAACAACAAGTCGCTCCTGAATGGATGCAATGACATCGGGAGGCTGATTCGTGTAAATGGCCTCATCACTGGAAAGACTGCTGTCAAAAACAACAGGAGCACACCCAAAAAGCACAGCAAGACTGACGACCGACAGCCATAGCCCTTTTATCAAAAATCGAAACACTAAAATCCCCTTTATATGCAGAGGCTATTTTTGCCGTGCACGATTCTGTTCATCGTCAAAAACATCACGCTCCCGCTAACCACTTAACCCACAATTTGCGTGTTCGTGGCCCGTCGAACTCGCAAAAGTAAATCTTCTGCCATGTCCCAAGCTGGATGTTACCACCCTCGACAATGACGAGCTGATCGCACCCAAACAGGGAAGACTTGATGTGAGCATCGGAATTGCCCTCGGCATGATGATAATCTCCATGATGCGGCACGAGTTTGCGCATATTCACAAGGATATCGCGCACTACGTCCGGGTCTGCACCTTCATTGATGGTAATAGCCCCTGTGGTATGCGGACAATAGAGCATGAGTGCGCCATCAGACCATCCGTTTTCATGAATGACTTTACGAACGGCGGTGGTGATATCCACCATTTCTTCATGGTCATGAGTTTGAACACGCAAGATTTCCACGACAACGCCCCTTTACCCTTCGGATTCCCTGTTGATTTCCACTCTATTACGGCCTTTGTCCTTGGCCTGATACAAGGCCTTGTCGGCCCGGGCCAGCATATCTTCATAGGCGTCCACACCAAAACGAATGTCCCAGGCGTAATGGGCAATACCGATGGAGATGGTGCAGGCCAGCGGGAGTTCATCCGTGTTATAAATATGTGCCGCGACCTCCTGACGAAGACGTTCGGCCAAGACCTGACTTGATTCCAAGTCAGAACCGGGGGCGACCACGGCAAACTCTTCGCCACCATAACGAGCAACGATGTCGGATGAACGAATAACATCCTGAAAAGCCTGTGCTATTTGCTTGAGAACTATATCGCCAACCGCATGTCCATAGGTGTCGTTGATATTCTTAAAATGATCAATATCCATCATGAACAGAGTACACGGCTGTTTGGCACGAATGGCGATATCCACCAAACGCGCGCCCTCCTTCATCAAAAAACGTCTATTGGGCAGCCCTGTCAATTGATCGGTAACAGCAGACGTCTCCAATTCCTGAACAGTTTCATCGACTTTCGCCTGCATGGCACAAAAAGCTTCTACAAGGTTATCAATCTCTTGAGGGGGAGAGTATGGAAAAACATCAAAACACGTCTGATCATATTCTCCACGAGTCATTCGTAATGAGATTTCACTGATACGAGCCAAAGGCTGCGTGATGGAACGAGCCAAACGCAAAAAGACTGGGCTCAAGATGGCTATGGAAATAAAAAAACCACCAATAATCGTCCAAAGGAAAGGATATAACGGGCCGATCGCTTCGCTATAACCAATCTCGGAAACAATGAGCCATGTGCCGTCCTTGGTCCATTGGCTGGCTCCCAAAACCTTAACCCCCCTATAATCACGATACGGTTTGGTCGGTTGTTTCCCGATCAGTCCGGTACGAAGCACGTCAGAATTGTTCTTGATCGTCATGATTGCCGTCGTCTGAATTCTGCCCTGCCTCCGCAACTCCCCCTGATAACGGGATTCGGTCAGCATGTACCCTTCCCGGTTCAAAAGGTACGTTTCTCCAGTCTCGCCAAATCTGAGATTATTCATGAGATCGTCAATTGCCGTCAAACGGGAAGCAAGAAAGACAACACCACCGAAAGAGCCATCCAATCGTTTTACCGGATGAGAAAAAATAATGATGGGCTTTCCAGACGTTCTTCCGATAAGAACATTCGTCACAAAAGCTTCGCCAGCACGGGCCTTAATAAAATATTCCCGATCAGAAACATCTACCATAATTTTGGTCGAAGAAGCCCCAACGGTTTTCCCGTCAGCCCCAGCCATGACCACAGCAGAAATATCCGGATGCGTTTTATCGAAATGTTCAAGAATGGGGTTGATTTTTTCAACTTGGCCATGCCGCACCACATCCAATTCAGCCAAGAATTGTATATTTCTTTCCTGCTCCTGATACCATTCCTCGATGACAATCTTGTGGGATACGGCTTGTTCAAGAAGTCCCTTCTCGACATTTTCCAGAATGGATGCCCGCACAAAAACGATGAGAACAACTGCAGCAAAAAGCAAAGGTACACCGACCATAAGCGTAGAATACAGCCTGATTCGACCACCCACGGAATCCGGCACAAGAAACTGTCGCATATAAAACTCCAATCTGAATCATTCTATAAGACGACATAATCTTGCATTATCCAAAAGAAGTGAGCAACCGCCTTATAAATCAAAACAACAAACGTCTTTCTGACTATTTGTGCCTTAGAAAGAAACTAACCTCTCTATTTACGGTACATATGCTTGAAATTTTCATCGTAAAGCAGGGACTTGGCAGTACCGGCATCCTTGACTCCCTGTCCGGGCAGGATCAGAAAAACTGTCTGACGAACAAAATCATTGGTGCGTGCGGTATGTGCCAACTGACCGAGTTCGGTTTCAACAACCCTTTCTTCAGGCCATCCAACACGGTAGGCCATGACGACCAGCGTTGATTCACCCAACCCTCCAG
This genomic window contains:
- the amrA gene encoding AmmeMemoRadiSam system protein A, which codes for MSNFRFDLTEEEKSYLKELVVQSISSGLNPNGETDGPTEPPTDTLKEQLGAFVTLKLGGQLRGCIGNVQGSGELYRTVWSMAHSAAFEDPRFPPVTSHEFDALDYEISILSPVEICPNPKLVEIGRHGLIMSSGRRSGLLLPQVPVEWDWDRETFLAQTCVKAGLPQNAWKDENTTLFWFEAVVF
- a CDS encoding flagellar brake protein, whose product is MTKKIITPENNTLAPADAKVVVIPGVKMSISLGKEVVIRIPGTEQSYRGKIVGFDPYEYVIANVRLPSRIRQELAFGGQIVLKYIHKGTVYGFKTTVHNAITSPTSLIFFDYPSTIEKIELRRKERARCSIDGALHSSDGAHDCLVVNVSETGCKISARAGNRDTISTTQVDDTLFVVMNLGADGTLKLPIVVRNMKREKGILTLGAMFLDITKEEEKRIVKYLARVQRHTR
- a CDS encoding HD-GYP domain-containing protein, producing MIKKIPINELKQGMEVVELSSEMWKHLPYLYAHPGIISSVEEVARIKAEGYQQVFVKTENSDGQSDEERLDHLIRQREETPLSTPRTPFSEAIKTASVTYESAMTYAMRIVNDAKLGRKIDYDTAVETASAIVDSAVSNPDTLVCLSKLSSFDNYTYTHCINVAAIAVVFGEFIGMSRDDLILLGTAGMMHDLGKTTVPSRIVNKPGRLTKFECEEMKRHPVYGRTILSKNRAIPSKVLVAVRAHHEKFNGTGYPDGLTRKDIPAFARILCLADIYDALTSDRCYKHAILPNKALGIMYGMRDQDFDPTEIQLFIKCLGIFPSGSFVRLNTGNYALVFESNAQQPLYPKIKVIMDKQMRPIKAWDIDLSTQNPEAPDSVEITECADPSDYRQNLMEFMLPQ
- a CDS encoding cysteine-rich small domain-containing protein translates to MKNSYRFFNNSECKYFPCHKTSRPEKFNCLFCYCPLYFFEECGGNYRRSESGVKDCTTCLIPHTYEGYDYIVGKLKERFVEIRSECSPKE
- a CDS encoding multiheme c-type cytochrome, whose protein sequence is MRRASVLFISMTFFAMLLVGCTTGEPVFDVKKITSQPKNFVGSETCKTCHLEHYDSWKVTNHSRMAQDVTVNADAFIVDINLDNIKADFKLLEDKGKLKLPLNDIYFPNKEDIKYTIGNEWKQRYIIEKNGILYISPIQFNTETGRWVNYHEKDWEKRPWLLKCGGCHTTGTKLDLEYPANSTFTEPGVGCEACHGAGSWHVALPKTAVFEKRETILNPAKMPRGTSVQVCGSCHNRGKSTMAKGSSWPVGYTPGKALEPYYTSTSYAAGDKKHMYPNEFSKGHHQQYIDWLKSEHRREGVTCTSCHSVHQLGMPSTRFQTKAAGSASCLGCHKQQNSNMAHAIHSFANCVGCHMPRIAKSAESSDIHSHVFKTLLPSGTLENPEIPNSCQNCHHHKDANLAELQKQFELLASMPKPEGKVVESVNAYK
- a CDS encoding formate dehydrogenase subunit gamma, with the protein product MRLKRFTPVQKAFHAMLMLSFLVQAVTGTARMYIETNWGRTLAHPFGGYEQCLIVHKYVGLFMLFLFVCHLAYVLFVVMSKKVHSDDGLWLQKKDVREFFTHLRWMFGGEAPRFERWGYWEKFDYWAVFWGMIILGVTGLMLYAPLETSRHFKGWSLNVALWVHRIEACLAMLHIFVIHFAIAHLRRHNFPMDRAMFCGDTDLESASEERPAWLARLRTNNELNEKAIDDVSSIQVVVTYAVGLGAVALGISLVIGGLMNAGLVNW
- a CDS encoding M15 family metallopeptidase, whose product is MFRFLIKGLWLSVVSLAVLFGCAPVVFDSSLSSDEAIYTNQPPDVIASIQERLVVVPVRYYGPDGVVHQGQVVVHKALEGDIRLIFERIKRSRFPVESVLPIAHPLIQKKALYGLSPDTNNTSAYVWRPIVDSRHLSKHAFGLAVDINPRKNPYIKGDLILPPGATYDPSDPETLLPDSPVVKAFKKQGWEWGGDWTGEKVDYMHFQKVPPNLEEWIESYHSE
- a CDS encoding secondary thiamine-phosphate synthase enzyme YjbQ; translation: MEILRVQTHDHEEMVDITTAVRKVIHENGWSDGALMLYCPHTTGAITINEGADPDVVRDILVNMRKLVPHHGDYHHAEGNSDAHIKSSLFGCDQLVIVEGGNIQLGTWQKIYFCEFDGPRTRKLWVKWLAGA
- a CDS encoding sensor domain-containing diguanylate cyclase, which gives rise to MRQFLVPDSVGGRIRLYSTLMVGVPLLFAAVVLIVFVRASILENVEKGLLEQAVSHKIVIEEWYQEQERNIQFLAELDVVRHGQVEKINPILEHFDKTHPDISAVVMAGADGKTVGASSTKIMVDVSDREYFIKARAGEAFVTNVLIGRTSGKPIIIFSHPVKRLDGSFGGVVFLASRLTAIDDLMNNLRFGETGETYLLNREGYMLTESRYQGELRRQGRIQTTAIMTIKNNSDVLRTGLIGKQPTKPYRDYRGVKVLGASQWTKDGTWLIVSEIGYSEAIGPLYPFLWTIIGGFFISIAILSPVFLRLARSITQPLARISEISLRMTRGEYDQTCFDVFPYSPPQEIDNLVEAFCAMQAKVDETVQELETSAVTDQLTGLPNRRFLMKEGARLVDIAIRAKQPCTLFMMDIDHFKNINDTYGHAVGDIVLKQIAQAFQDVIRSSDIVARYGGEEFAVVAPGSDLESSQVLAERLRQEVAAHIYNTDELPLACTISIGIAHYAWDIRFGVDAYEDMLARADKALYQAKDKGRNRVEINRESEG